Proteins encoded within one genomic window of Conchiformibius steedae:
- the gcvH gene encoding glycine cleavage system protein GcvH: MSNIPADLKYVASHEWLRLEEDGSVTVGITEHAQELLGDIVFVELPEVGANLAADEQAGVVESVKAASDVYAPIAGEVLAINQALIDAPETANSDPYGEGWFFKIQPADAAALEGLLSAEQYAAEIA; encoded by the coding sequence ATGAGCAATATCCCCGCCGATTTGAAATACGTTGCCAGCCACGAATGGCTGCGCTTGGAAGAAGACGGCAGCGTAACCGTCGGTATTACCGAACACGCCCAAGAGCTGTTGGGCGACATCGTGTTTGTCGAGCTGCCCGAAGTGGGCGCAAACTTGGCAGCAGACGAACAGGCAGGCGTGGTTGAATCGGTAAAAGCCGCTTCAGACGTTTACGCCCCCATCGCAGGCGAAGTGCTGGCAATCAACCAAGCCCTGATTGACGCACCCGAAACCGCCAACAGCGACCCTTACGGCGAAGGCTGGTTCTTTAAAATCCAACCTGCCGATGCCGCTGCTTTGGAAGGCTTGTTAAGCGCAGAGCAATACGCCGCCGAAATCGCCTGA
- a CDS encoding Imm51 family immunity protein has translation MDTNDFKQTLAPFFWVEHDDYFSVCLYADNVAAYQAVFDSRADEGFEGSGYDWTSLAVVFVAEQLPELAEIIEFDPEAGMFCAYCSDEQALKTFVLAFKEALENKELILDIFSRAELD, from the coding sequence ATGGATACAAATGATTTTAAACAAACTCTCGCGCCGTTTTTTTGGGTGGAACACGATGATTATTTTTCCGTGTGCCTGTATGCAGATAATGTGGCTGCCTACCAAGCGGTTTTTGACAGCCGTGCCGATGAAGGCTTTGAGGGCAGCGGCTACGATTGGACTTCTTTGGCGGTGGTGTTTGTGGCAGAGCAATTGCCCGAACTGGCTGAAATCATTGAGTTTGACCCTGAAGCGGGTATGTTTTGCGCTTATTGCAGCGATGAGCAGGCTTTAAAAACCTTTGTTTTGGCTTTTAAGGAAGCGTTGGAAAATAAAGAGCTGATTTTGGATATTTTTTCGCGGGCAGAGTTGGACTGA
- a CDS encoding PepSY domain-containing protein, whose product MSKKILAGVLAAVTFATAAPAFADDDDARHYQQNRAQYISYDKAANAAVAHVGGGVAEDVDFEYSIHKGAYFDVDVRRNNGQEYKVKVNAKNGKIISSRLDD is encoded by the coding sequence ATGTCTAAAAAAATCTTGGCAGGCGTATTGGCTGCCGTTACTTTCGCCACCGCCGCACCTGCATTTGCCGATGATGACGATGCCCGCCATTACCAACAAAACCGCGCCCAATACATCAGCTACGATAAAGCGGCCAATGCTGCCGTGGCACATGTAGGCGGCGGCGTGGCAGAAGACGTGGATTTTGAATACAGCATCCACAAAGGCGCATATTTTGATGTAGATGTCCGCCGCAACAACGGTCAGGAATACAAAGTAAAAGTAAACGCCAAAAACGGCAAAATTATTTCTTCACGTCTTGACGACTAA
- a CDS encoding iron-containing alcohol dehydrogenase, with the protein MATSQFFMPSQNILGAGALDEGLAQVAGLGFKKALIVTDSALAKLGIAQTVADKLAEKGVSAVIFDGVQPNPTVGNVEAGLAKLNESGADFVISLGGGSSHDCAKAVALVAANGGKIADYEGLNKSKKPQLTLVSINTTAGTASEMTRFTIITDEERHVKMAIVDSHVTPTLSINDSGLMEGMPAALTAATGMDALTHAVEAYVSTIATPLTDACAVKAIELIAAYLPTAVKEPGNKEAREKMAYAQFLAGMAFNNASLGYVHAMAHQLGGFYDLPHGVCNALLLPHVEAFNMSAAEARLNHVGDILTANNADLNGLGVIDAIKKLADIVGIPQSLEELGVKREDFTVLAENSLKDVCGFTNPRQANLEEIIGIFEAAYGKRS; encoded by the coding sequence ATGGCAACCTCACAATTTTTCATGCCTTCCCAAAACATCTTGGGCGCAGGCGCACTGGACGAAGGTTTGGCGCAAGTGGCAGGTTTGGGCTTTAAAAAAGCCCTGATTGTTACCGACAGCGCACTGGCAAAATTAGGCATCGCCCAAACCGTTGCCGACAAACTGGCAGAAAAAGGCGTATCGGCCGTGATTTTTGACGGCGTACAGCCCAATCCCACCGTAGGCAATGTGGAAGCGGGTTTGGCAAAATTAAACGAAAGTGGTGCTGATTTTGTGATTTCTTTGGGTGGCGGCTCGTCTCACGACTGCGCCAAAGCCGTGGCACTGGTGGCAGCCAACGGCGGCAAAATCGCCGACTACGAAGGCTTAAACAAATCCAAAAAACCGCAGCTCACGCTGGTGTCCATCAACACCACCGCCGGCACAGCTTCCGAAATGACCCGCTTTACCATCATTACCGATGAAGAACGCCATGTCAAAATGGCGATTGTGGACAGCCACGTTACCCCCACGCTGTCGATTAACGATTCGGGTTTGATGGAAGGCATGCCCGCAGCCTTAACCGCCGCTACAGGCATGGACGCCCTTACCCACGCCGTAGAAGCCTATGTTTCCACCATTGCCACGCCGCTTACCGATGCCTGCGCGGTTAAGGCCATTGAACTGATTGCCGCTTACCTGCCTACCGCCGTTAAAGAACCCGGCAATAAAGAAGCCCGCGAAAAAATGGCGTATGCCCAATTTTTGGCAGGCATGGCGTTTAACAACGCTTCTTTGGGCTATGTACACGCCATGGCGCACCAATTGGGCGGTTTTTACGACCTGCCCCACGGCGTTTGCAATGCCCTGCTGCTGCCCCATGTGGAAGCCTTTAATATGTCGGCTGCCGAAGCCCGTTTAAACCACGTTGGCGACATTTTGACAGCGAACAATGCCGATTTAAATGGTTTGGGCGTAATTGATGCCATTAAAAAACTGGCGGATATTGTCGGCATTCCCCAATCGCTGGAAGAATTGGGCGTTAAGCGCGAAGACTTTACCGTATTGGCGGAAAACTCGCTCAAAGACGTATGCGGTTTCACCAACCCGCGCCAAGCCAATTTGGAAGAAATCATCGGTATTTTTGAAGCAGCCTACGGCAAACGTTCCTAA